In Candidatus Nomurabacteria bacterium, the DNA window AAACAATAAAAGATGTTTGGACAGAATACAAAAGTTCTTACAAACCACACAAAAACACAATAAAAGATCCAAAATATTTTCTAGAGTTCAAGAAAAAAATAGTCGGCAAGAAAATCCTAGGCGCAGAAAGGATTGGAAAAAACATACTTATACACCTTTCTAGTAAAGAAAGCATATTGATACACATGAAAATGACTGGTCACCTTATGTATGGTGAGTACGTTTTTGATAAGAAGAAAAAATCATGGTCACCTGAGAAGAAAAGTCCTGCCCCGCTACATGACCCATATAATAGATTTATAAGACTTGTTTTTACTTTGTCTGATGGCAAAGAATTGGTTCTTTGTGACTCCCGAAAATTTGCAAAAGTAGTTTTACTCGATGACAAAATCACAAACGAAAAACACATAGGATTTATAGGATTAGATCCGCTAGACCCAAAACTTTCCCTAGAAACATTTATAGAGCGTGTTTCAAGAAAGAAGAGTACAAAAATAAAAACAGCTCTTTTGGATCAAACACTTATCTCTGGTATAGGAAATATATATTCGGACGAAGCGCTTTTTCTGTCTGGAATATCACCTAAAAGGATTGTGAGGGAAATAAAAAAAGAAGAGTGGAAGAAACTTTTCCAAAACACAAAAAAGGTTCTAGAGAAAGGTATAGATTTCGGTGGAGATTCTACGAGTGATTACAGAAACATCTATGGAGAACCTGGAAAATTCCAACATAAACACAATGTATATAGAAGAAAGGGAGAGCGTTGTAGTAAAAAGGGTTGCAGTGGTGTTATTATAAGAGAAGTTATAGGCGGCAGAAGCTCCCACTTCTGTCCAAAACATCAAAAATAGTTATGTTAGGAAAACCAAAAAACGATATAGATTTTATATTCTGGATACTGGGTGTTCTTTTGCTTATATGGATTATTTGGGTTATAACCGGTGGTCCACAAAAGTTCGAAGAAAAAAATCAACCATTCATAGAGTCACCAATCCAAGACGCGCACGTAGAATAATCTATTTATCGAAAAGTCTGAAAAGCAAAACTCCTCCCGCAACAGAAACATTGAGAGATTCTTTTTCTCCTTTCATTGGTATTTCCAGTATGACATCAGAAATATTTAAAACTTCTTTTGAAACACCATCCACTTCGCTCCCCAAAACTATTGCTATTTTTTCTGGAGCATCAAAAGACTTGTAATCAATTGACCTTTCGTCTTGTTCAAGAGAGGCCACCTTGAAACCATCTTCTTTTAACTTTTTTACAATATCCGAAGAACTAGCCACATGCTCCCAAGGAATACTTTTTTCAGCGCCGAGTGAAGCTTTTGAGATGTCTTTTCTATATCTACCAAATCTATCTACTGGATCTGGTGTGATGCCAGCTATATATATCTTATCTATACCTACGGCATCAGAAGATCTAAAAATAGACCCGACATTTTGGGCACTTCTTATATTTTCTAGAATTAAGATTTTAGTATATTGTTTCACGTCTGTTTAAGTAAAACTATGAGCCTTTTTGGTCACAAGTTACTAAGTCTGCTCGTCCTTCACAAGTTCAGGACTGTGCGAACTAAGTACTTTCGACCCCGCCTCGCCCGTCGCAAAGCGACATGGCTGTGGCTGACATCAAGCACAAAAATAAAAAGCAGTTTTTGTTTTTGTGTCTTTCTGTCCCCTCGGCAGGATTCGAACCTGCGACCATCTCCTTAAAAGGGAGCTGCTCTACCAACTGAGCTACAAGGGGATATTTCTATTTTTATCTTTTGTTTATTTCGAGATTAAAAATCTTTGAAGCGTCTATTTTACCAAAGCCGACGATTCTGTCGGCTCCCCGACCTCCTTGCGTGGCAAGGACGTCGGGGCTGATCCCTACAAGGGGATTCCTTTATCGGTACAAGCAAAATAACACAAAAAAGATATTTATGCAACGCTAAAAACGGGCTTTTATCTGGACGATTTTTGTTTTAATATAGATAAATATGAAAAAGAAAGAACTTATAGTAACAATCATTTCAATTTTAGTAGTGGCGGTGGTCGTTATTTGGGCCGGAGCAAAAAGTGGCACCGGTGGAAAATATGACGCGTTCGCAAGTTGTATAGCAGAAAGCGGTACAGAGTTTTATGGAGCTTTTTGGTGTCCACACTGCCAAGCGCAAAAGAAGGCTTTTGGTTCATCACAAAAACTTCTCCCATATATAGAATGCTCTACTCCAGACGGACAAGGGCAACTAGAAATATGTACTGAAAAAGGTATAGAAGGTTATCCAACATGGATATTCCCGGACGGAGAAAGATTGAGTGGCGAAGTTGAATTGGATATTTTGGCAGAAAAAACTAGTTGTGAATTGCCACAATAATATATGTCTTTTGAAGAAGTAAATATATTGAATAACATCATAGCTATCGGGATAATAATTCTCGGTATTTCTTCCCTACTGCTATCGCTTGAACTTTTTGGAATAAAAATACTACCTAAAAAAATAAAAAGTTTTATGACAAAAAATCTTCTTTGGATTGGTTTTTCTGTTTCTCTTGGCGCTATGGCTTTCTCTATGATTTATTCTACAGTAGTAGGGTATCCACCATGTGACCTTTGTTGGTATCAGAGAATATTTATGTACCCACTTGTTTTTATTTTTGGAATGATGGCACTCAAAAAAGAATACGAGAGCCGAGGACTGTGGGTTCTTGGAAGAAACCTATCTTTTGTTGGTATAACAATAGCTATATACCAAAACCTTATAACGTGGTTCGATGTTTCTAGTATATGTTCTTCTGGCTCTGATTGTACAAAACTTCTAGTAAACTCGTTTGGTTTTGTAACAATCCCCCTTATGTCCTTTGTGGGATTTCTCTTTTTGATTGTTTTGTTTTACTGGAATAAAAATTTTAGATCCTCTCTAGGATAAACCTTTCCATCGTTTCAGAAAGAGGAATATTTCTACTTCTAGAATAATCTGGTAGAGACACCCAGTCTTTTATTATTTTCTTTAGTTCATCTTTCTCAAAAAGACTAGTGGATTTTTTCAAAATAGAGTATTGGAAGGGTTTTAGATTGAACTCGTTTTGTTTCTTTTCAAAATAAACCATTGATATATTTTTCATCTGCCACCATAAAAGTCCGTGAATGGCCTCGGCGCTCTCTCCCCCTTTTAGGGTTTTCAAGAAAAGAAGCCATAGATTTTTTCTATCTCGAGAGATAAGTGCGTTTGTCAAAGAATAATCTTTTTTCCATTCTTCTTTCTTTTTAGAAAAATCTAAAACCTCTCCACCTATTTTTGTAATTACTTTTTCCGCATCTTTATCTATTTTTTCTTCTACAAAAAAGATTGTTTTATCACTGTTTTTGTTTTCTTCCAGAAATTTTAGTATGTGATCTTTATCTAAAAAACCTTCTAGAATAAGAACTTTTTTGATTTCAAAAAGCGCCTCACCTTTGATATGAGAAATGAGTATATCTTCTGGACTTTCTACGTCTTTATAAGAAACTCTTTCGAAAGAAAAACCTTTCTTTGAAAAGTCTTTTTTATAGACGTCTATTTTTTTATTTTTTGCGACAAGGTCTGTCCCGATGAAAACTATTATCATAAACTAAAACCACCTTCTAACCTTTTCTCTGTACTGTCTATATGATTCTCCGTATTTTTTTTCCAAATACTCATCCTGCTTGTCTAGAAAAATAGTTTGAGAAACAAGAAAAGAAAGGAATATAGTAACTAATATAAATAGTGAGTTTATGAGTAGTGCTACTCCGACAATCATAAAAAGTAGACCAAGGTGGGTTGGACTCCTAGAAAATTTATATGGCCCTTTATAGAAATCCATAACAGTCTGATTATTGTCGCTTCTCTCGTCTTTACTCCCTCTTGTTGTGTTCTGTGCCCAAAATACAAATATCGTACCGATTAGTATCAGAAAAAACCCAACATCTGGATAAGAATTATTTTCAAAAATAGGATATTTGAAGAAAAGGTGTAGAACTATACCCAAAATCATCCCAAAATAAAAAGAGGTGTAAGAGTATGATAGTGCGTAGTGAACGCCAGCTTTTTGTTTTTCTAGTTCTCCCATATTTAGTCTTTGATTCTATTTATAATTATACTCTCTCCTATAATTCTTAAGCAAGTTTACCCCAAGAGTCCCCTTCTGAGCTATTTACTACAATTGGTATATTGGGATATCCTTCCAAAAATTTCTCTGGTATCGGGTTTGTCATTGCATCTTCTATAACTTTCTTTGCTTTTTCTAAAGATTCTTTTTTTACCTCGAAAATAAGTTCGTCGTGTATCTGCAGGATCAAGAAAACATCTTTTTCTAACCCTGACTCTTTGATTTTCTGAGAAACGTTTTTTATAGCTATTTTGATTATGTCAGCAGATGTTCCTTGTATCGGTGCGTTTATCGCCATCCTTTCTGCCATAGCAACTATGTATGGAATTCTAGATTTTAGTTCCGGAAACCATCTACGTCTTCCAAACAAGGTTGTAGTGAAACCATTTTTCTTAGCATAAGTTTTCACTTCTTCTAGATAGTTTTTTATTTCTGGAAACTCTTCAAAATAGTTGTTATAAAATTCTTCTGCTTCTTTTCTTGTTGTTTTTAGATTTTTTTGAAGAGCGGTTATTCCCATACCATAAAGAATTCCAAAGTTTATAACCTTGGCCCGTCTTCTCATTTCATAAGTTACGTCCTCTTCTTTTAAGCCAAACATTTTGGAAGCAACAGCGCTGTGAACGTCTTTGCCGCTAGAAAAAACTCCTCCAAAAAACTCATCTTTTGATAAAAGCGCAGCTATTCGAAGTTCGATTTGTGAATAGTCAAAAGACAAAAAAGTATATCCCTCTGTGGCAACAAAAGCATTTCTTATATTTTTCCCTAGTTCGCTTTTGATTGGAAGATTCTGCATGTTTGGATCTTGGGAAGAAAACCTACCCGTAGTGGTGCCACACTGATTAAACTTTGCGTGGACTCTTCCATCTTCTTTTATAAAACTTGGAATTGTGTCTACATATGTCGACAAGAGTTTTTGGAGCTCTCTGTATTCAAATATTTTTTCTATTATAGGGTGTGAGTCTAATAATTTTTCAAGTTCAGATTCTCTTGTTGATCTTGCCCCACCACTTGTTTTGCTTATTCTTTTTCCAGAAGAAGGAACTAGCCCCATCTTGTCGTATATAACTTCGCCAAGTTGCTTTGGTGAGTTTATGTTGAATTCAATGTCAGACAGTTTCCATATTTCCTTTTCTAGTTTATCGAGTTTTTTGTGGTAATCGACACTTAACTTGGAAAGATACTCTTTGTCTACAAGTATTCCTCTTTCTTCCATGCTTTTGACTATTTTTGTTATAGGGAGCTCTATCTCGCCCAAAACATATTCTAGTCCTGATTTTTTTATCTCTGATATTATTTCTCTTTCTGCTTCTTTTATGTCGTATACTTTATAGGTTGCGTATATATCTTCTAGTGTAGGTTTTGTCTTTTGAGAATCTATAAGCCAAAATGCTATCTGTAATTTTTCTAGCAAAATCTCGTCTATATTTATATTTTCTTTTGTAGTTATAACTTCTCCATCTTCACCTTTTTGTCCAAAAAGATTATTTACTCTTGTGGTCAAAGACTTGAACTCAAACTCTAGGAAAACTTGTTTTATCTTTTCAAGATCAAGAGATTCGTCGAAAACCTTGTTTGGAAAAACAAACTTTATCTCCGCATCTTTTCTTATTGTTGCGAGTTCTTTTGAAAAAAATGCTTCTTCTTTTGAGTCTAGAAGGAGATTTATTATCCTTTCTTTTATTCCAAGTTTATCTAGTGCACTTTTGTCTTTTTCTATTTTTTTATATATAGACTCGAGATCGCCAACTCCGCTTATTAGAGTTTCTGCTGTTTTTTCTCCTATACCCCTCACTCCAGGGATGTTGTCAGATGGATCTCCACGAAGACCTTTGTAATCTGGAAGTAGTTCTGGTGAAAAACCAAATCTTTCTTTTACAGCTTTTTCGTCGTACAAAACTGTGTCAGTTATTCCTTTTCTGAGTGTATAAACTTTGACCCTCCCTTTTTCTACAAGCTGTAGCGTATCCATGTCACCAGAGGCGATTATTATATCTGTGTCGGATTTCTCTGTTTGTTTGCAAATAGTTCCTATAATATCGTCCGCCTCAAATCCAGGTGCTTCATAAATCGGCACACCAAAAGCTGCAAAAATCTTTCTAGAGTCATCTATTTGTCTTATGAGATCTGGTTCGGCCTTACCTCTACCCGCTTTGTAGTCGTCAAACTTTTCGTGGCGAAATGTGCCGCCAGGAAGATCATATGCGGCAACAATATAGTCAGGAGAAAAATCCTGAATTATTTTGATAAGCATGTTTGAGACACCATAAAGAGCTCCGGTTGGAACACCGCTTCTGGTAGAAAAGTCCGGAAGAGCGTGATAAGCCCTATGAATGATTGCATGAGAATCCAGAACAACCATTGTTTTCCTTTGTTTTTTGGGGGTTTTTGGCATTTCTAAACTACATTATAACCCGCAAAATACCTTTTTGAAACAAAGAAAAAAAGCGTTGCCGAAGCAACGCTTTTGTAATTTCAGAGAGAGGAAAGTTCTTCCTTTTTGGCCCTTTCTTGTAGCCTTACAAAAAAATACCACTCTTTAGTCGTCATTTTTCCTCCATCTCTGGCAAGCATCTCTGTGACTTCTCCGGTAAAAAGAGAGACTTTTAGAAACAGCCACGGCCCCCACTCATTCTCAGGGTTAGGGTGGACCACATACAGAAAGTCTGTAGTGGTCTGTGATTCACAGCCTCCAGAAGGAACACTATAAATCATATTCCACGAAGTATCCCCCAAAACAGTGTTATAGTAATAAAACTCTGCTGTTGCCTTTCGGTAAAGCATTGCTGCTCCTTCTTTTTGGCAATCAACTGGAAAAATCCAGTTTCCCGTCTTCCTTTGTTCTTTCATACTCATATCGGGAGAAACCTCTTCAAAAGAGAGTGTTGCCGTCTGCGCATTGGCACAAACAGCAAAAATCATCGCAAAGATGAAAAAAATATTTTTCATGGTTCGTGTATTTTATTTGCCTATATTATATAACTTTTTAGAAAAAAGTCAAAGGTTTATTTGAACACTATTTCCCTTTCGTTTTCACCCTTTATTTCTAGCCTTATCCATAGTGCACTCTCTGGAAGATGCTCTTTTATAAGTTCTGGCCACTCTATAACAACAAAATTCTTTTCGTTTTTCATAATCTTGCCAAAGTCTAGAACCTCTAGGTTTTTTTCTTCTGCGAGTCTATATGCATCCATGTGAACCATGGTGTCTAGTTCATAAGAAGAATTTTTTATCTCATATCTTTTTTGTATAACAAATGTCGGTGAGGCGATCTTTTCTTCTATACCAAAAACTTTGCCTATATTTTGAACAAGGGTAGTTTTACCGGCGCCGAGTTCTCCTTCTAGAAGAAGTATTGTTGCAAAACCATCTATTTTTTTCTCTATAGCTTTTTTTATCAAACTTTCTGCTACAGATTTTATTTCATCTAAACTATATTCCATAGACAAAGTATACAACAAAAAACCAGCCCTTTAGTAGGACTGGTTTTTTGAGTTTGTAGTTATTACATTCTAGCTCCTGGTAGGTTTGTTGGGCCAGAGTTGTTTCTATCATTTGAAACTACTACTGGTGCTAGCTTGTCTTCGTCTTTCTTGTAGAAAGTTCTAACAATTATGATTATAGCTAGTATTAGTAGAGCGATAATCAACCAACCAATAAGTGTGCTTGGTAGGAAGCTGTTTCCAAAGAGAGCAAATGCTCCTAGTGCGCTTCCACATCTTGATACATCTTGAAGCTCATATGCTATCACGTCTTCTTGAGCTCTAGTCTCAGAATCTGTAAATGCCATAAGCGCTGTAGTAACTAGTGGTTCTTGTGTTTCTAGTCTGTCAGTCATAGAAAGAGTTATAGTCATTCTTCCATCTTCACCTCTATCTAGGTTTCCTATTTCGTAGATAATCATGTGATCGTCATTGATATAGTCACCTCTTGAAGTGTCAACAAACTTTACACCTTTTTGAAGAGCGATTTGTAGTACAGCGTCGTCTAGATCTCTTCCTGAGATATTTTCCCATTCGATTACATAGTCAACTTCATCTCTGTAACATACATCACTTTCGCCTGCTTCGATTGTAAGCATAAGTAGGTTTGAACCGTTGCCATTTCCAGTAGAAACTCCCGCTACAACACCTGTGTTTATAACAACTGGGTTTGTAACAACTGGACTAGAAACTGTTACAACAGGTAGTCCAAGAGTTCTAAATGTAAGGATGTCTCCACAATCTGTTCCTTCGCCGTTTTTTGCACAAGCTCTAAAGTAGTAAGTTGTGTTTGGTGCAAGTCCTGTAACTGTGTTCCAGAAAGAAACATCATCGTCATCACCTAGTGTTTGATCAAAAGTAGTAAACGCTAGTGTTGTAGATGGTCCCCATTCGAAGAATCCGTAGCTAGTTTCTCCACCAGCGTCAACCATAAGACCGTTTAGCTGAGCAGAGTTTGCTGTTATACTTTTTGCGATTGTTGTTACAACTTGTGGAGCATCATCTCCGCTAGAATATGATGAACCGTTGTTGTCATCTGTTCTGAAGTCTTCGATAGATCCACACTCTTCATCTCCATCATCGTCTTCTGCACAGAATCTGTAGTAATAAACTTCGTCACTATCTAGACCAGTTAGAGTTTCCTCTACTGTTTCAGTGTCTCCGTCATTTACAGAACAGTCTGCATATTTTGTGTAATCTAGGTCAGAGATACTATCGTCATATCCCCATTCGAACCAACAACTATCGACATCATAGTCTCCGGCATAAACCTTTCCTCTAAGATCAGCTCTGTCGTCTTCTATAGAGTTTGCTGATAGAGTGTCTACGTCGAAATCTTGGTTGTCATCTCCACTACCTGATCCGTCGTATGAGATGTAAAAGCTCTTGATAGTACCGTAATCAGTACCTGAGCCCGTAGAGGCAACAGCTTGGAAGTAGTAAGTTGTGCCTTCAGAAAGTCCGGTTATTTCTTTTGAGAAAGAACCTGTAGAGTATTTTGTTGAAGTACTTGTTGTGTTTGTAAGAGAACCTGTAGATGTTCCCCATTTGAAGTAAACACTTGCAGAAGAAGCCCCTCCTAGGGATGTAAGACTCCCATTTAGAGTTGTATCACTAGAGTCAACACTTGTTGCACTCTCTGTTACAACTTCTGGAGCAGTTGTGCTACCGCTAACTGTATATTGAACAACAAGAGAACCTTGGTGCGCCCAACCAGTACCGATAGTACCCACGCTTCCACCTGAAGCACTAAACAAATCGTACTCTGAGAATGGAAGTGTTGTGTAAGTATCTAGTTGATCAGGATACCACTTTGCAGATCCGGGCTTGTAAACAAGCTTTCCTCCTCCAGAGATATTTACTGTAACTGTTTGTGATATAGCAGATGCGTTGTCCGCAACCACTGTACCTTTCACAGTAACAGAAGAAGATGTCTCAGAAACTCCACTTGGTGTATCAAGTAGGAATCTAAGATCGTCTGCAGCTACAGGACCAGTTACGTGGTAGTAGAAAGCAATAGCAATAGTATCGCCATCTTCTGCGCTTGTAACACTAGACCAGTCAGCACAGTCTGTACAACCACCACCGACAGTAGAGTTTCTAACTGTAACAGTATCGAAATCTGCTGGATCAGTGTTTAGGTATGTCCAAGTAGCGCTAGCTACTCCGGCTTGTCCAAAAAGGGCCATGATGACCATTGGGACAAAAACGAATTTTTTGATAATTTTTTTCATAAATAAAAATAATAATAAGGCTTCTAATTTCTTCAACCTATAAGTATATTATACCACTATATTATAGTGGCGTCAATACCCTCTCTTTAAACTTTCTTTTGTCAAAAAAAGCTTAAAAAAGGGTCCCTTCCAGCATATCTTGCGACATTCTGGAAGAGACTTTTGGGCTCATCTTATTACCCGATTGCTTTGGTTCCTCGGCTGAGTTGCCCAAACCTGCTTTTGCTGGTTTTGGTTCCTCGGCTGAGTTGCCCAAACCTGCTTTTGCTGTTCCTGGTACCGAGCCGAAGGAAGAGAAGTGGAATAATTATTCCTTTCTCTTGTTTCCTTCATTGTGGGATCCGGATCGTATGCCTGTCTATCTCGAGTAGAATACTCGGTGTTTGGTACGTATTTAGGCACATAATTATCCCTTGTGGGATTTTCTGTGTTCTCCAAATTCATCGCCAAGCTTGGATCAACCGTGCGAACACCTGCATCCTGATAAGGAGTGCTGGTGCCCATGGAAGCCAAACCACTACCCAGATACTTTTCGGGAGAAACTATTGTCACTCCTGATACACCAACACTGGGATTCATTGATGCCATTCCAGACCGGTCAATAAATTGACTGGGTGGAACTACGGTCGGAACCGATTCTGTAGAAACCTGATAGCTCGTCTGGTTTGTACCAGGACGACCACCTTGATCCCCTATTGGAATAACGGGGCTGACCGTTGCAACTTCACCACGAGGGGTAATATTGCCGAACTGAAGACCGGAACTGCTCTCAAACTGGTTTTTACCTGCCAGGTTGTCTTGCTCGACAATCTGTATAGGATGAGCCACAGACTCCTTATTGGCTGATTCGTTACGAACCTTGCCAGAAAGATTGCCTGCAAACTGACCAAACCTTCCATTATCATCTGGTATGTTTCCGTCTCCAGTTGATCCAGAATCTCCTCCGGATCCACCAGAAACATCTCCAGCATCACCAATATCGTCCGGGATATCAGGATTCCAAACAATAGGATCGTCAGGAACATCAACAACTGTGTCTCCACCACCGGAACCGCCACCATTGTTGTGCCAGTTCCAATTCCAGTTCCAATGATCACCACCGTTGTAGGTGTAATCATCATCACTGTAATTGTACGTGTAGTTGTAGGTGTAGTTACCTCCATAGTACGACGGCGTACTGTAGTAAGGACTGCAGTAGTTTCCGTAACCAGAAGGATAACAATTGTTCCACCCATAACCCCACGAAGAACCGCATCCGTTCCACCCGTAGCCCCAGCCAAAACTGGAACCAAAGTAGGATGAACATCCGTAGTTCAAGCCGTAGCCTGCCTGGAAATATCCGTTACCGTAGGTAGTAGGATATCCATAACCGTCATAACCACCATAGTAGTTATTGGTTACCTGTTGAGGAAACCCGGTGACAGTTGCACTGGCTGTAGCGGTAGCTGTAGCCTTGGCATCCCCAGAGGTCGATGTTTTTTCAACTTCCCCGTCGCCAGAAGGCGGTGGGATTGTTGCGAGCTGTCGATCCTCTTTAAGGAAGGAGTAGTCAGTGTGGTTGGCACAAGATATCTTGTCCAACACCACTGTTACAATCTTACCCGTCTGATCTTTGATATCTACCACAGCAAACGCTGTAGTTTCATCAAAATCAGGTCTGTCAGAGTAATCAACCAGGCCATTTTTGTAACCGGCGATTTTTGGGTTGTCTGATGGGTCAAGGTAAGCCACGTAGGCATTCCTGATCGCATCCAAGACGACGTCCTTTGTGATAACGCCAACACCTACAAGCTTGTGGGTGTTTACCGCCTTTTGGAGATTTTTTTGGATCTCTTCAAGGTACTTATCGCGAGGTTGACGAATCTTCCAGGTGGTTTTACCCAAAACCTGGTCCT includes these proteins:
- a CDS encoding TrmH family RNA methyltransferase translates to MKQYTKILILENIRSAQNVGSIFRSSDAVGIDKIYIAGITPDPVDRFGRYRKDISKASLGAEKSIPWEHVASSSDIVKKLKEDGFKVASLEQDERSIDYKSFDAPEKIAIVLGSEVDGVSKEVLNISDVILEIPMKGEKESLNVSVAGGVLLFRLFDK
- the tsaE gene encoding tRNA (adenosine(37)-N6)-threonylcarbamoyltransferase complex ATPase subunit type 1 TsaE codes for the protein MEYSLDEIKSVAESLIKKAIEKKIDGFATILLLEGELGAGKTTLVQNIGKVFGIEEKIASPTFVIQKRYEIKNSSYELDTMVHMDAYRLAEEKNLEVLDFGKIMKNEKNFVVIEWPELIKEHLPESALWIRLEIKGENEREIVFK
- a CDS encoding disulfide bond formation protein B, with protein sequence MSFEEVNILNNIIAIGIIILGISSLLLSLELFGIKILPKKIKSFMTKNLLWIGFSVSLGAMAFSMIYSTVVGYPPCDLCWYQRIFMYPLVFIFGMMALKKEYESRGLWVLGRNLSFVGITIAIYQNLITWFDVSSICSSGSDCTKLLVNSFGFVTIPLMSFVGFLFLIVLFYWNKNFRSSLG
- the mutM gene encoding DNA-formamidopyrimidine glycosylase, which produces MPELPEVTTTVLGLNKTVKGKTIKDVWTEYKSSYKPHKNTIKDPKYFLEFKKKIVGKKILGAERIGKNILIHLSSKESILIHMKMTGHLMYGEYVFDKKKKSWSPEKKSPAPLHDPYNRFIRLVFTLSDGKELVLCDSRKFAKVVLLDDKITNEKHIGFIGLDPLDPKLSLETFIERVSRKKSTKIKTALLDQTLISGIGNIYSDEALFLSGISPKRIVREIKKEEWKKLFQNTKKVLEKGIDFGGDSTSDYRNIYGEPGKFQHKHNVYRRKGERCSKKGCSGVIIREVIGGRSSHFCPKHQK
- a CDS encoding isoprenylcysteine carboxylmethyltransferase family protein; translation: MGELEKQKAGVHYALSYSYTSFYFGMILGIVLHLFFKYPIFENNSYPDVGFFLILIGTIFVFWAQNTTRGSKDERSDNNQTVMDFYKGPYKFSRSPTHLGLLFMIVGVALLINSLFILVTIFLSFLVSQTIFLDKQDEYLEKKYGESYRQYREKVRRWF